In a single window of the uncultured Pseudodesulfovibrio sp. genome:
- a CDS encoding PLP-dependent aminotransferase family protein, translated as MTIYAPTLVRGEGPLYVELADAIERDISSGKLAPGERLPTHRDLADALQLNVSTVTRGYREAEKRGLVSATVGRGTFVTTDAVTNSAMVSFEPSAPGMLELGLISPLDHLDPEISEGFRKIARRKDPSALLRYSDPRGQAEHRRAGALWAERYGVSARAEDIIVCAGSQHALTCALGGLLRPGDRVAVDELTYPGLKTLAAMLGMRLVPIAMDEHGMVPESLDAACRRDEIKALYLMPGVHNPTTISLPEGRRNDIARLVDRHNLILIEDDAYDLTDPGRIDPVGNRVPHRSVYIAGMSKSLAAGLRVAFVVAPQPMLKALAQAVLNTVWMAPPLNVELTAMWITDGTADRVVAAKQAEAARRYMLACDVLDGLRFRGKRTGFFLWLDLPEPWTGRALEQAAAARGVNVFGAEKFVVGQSPAPRAARISITGTESLDQLKQGLVTLREILRGRP; from the coding sequence ATGACAATATATGCACCCACACTGGTCCGTGGTGAAGGCCCCTTGTACGTGGAGTTGGCGGACGCCATCGAACGGGATATTTCGTCGGGAAAACTTGCGCCCGGCGAGCGGCTGCCTACGCACCGGGATCTGGCCGACGCGCTGCAGCTGAATGTTTCCACGGTGACGCGCGGCTACCGCGAGGCCGAGAAACGGGGGCTGGTGTCGGCCACCGTTGGTCGCGGAACCTTCGTCACTACGGACGCGGTGACCAATTCAGCCATGGTCTCGTTTGAGCCGAGCGCACCGGGCATGCTCGAGCTGGGGCTCATTTCGCCTCTGGATCATCTGGACCCGGAGATTTCAGAGGGGTTCAGGAAGATAGCCAGGCGCAAGGACCCATCCGCGCTGCTGCGTTATTCCGATCCGCGAGGGCAGGCTGAACATCGTCGTGCCGGCGCGCTCTGGGCCGAGCGGTATGGCGTTTCGGCTCGGGCTGAAGACATCATAGTCTGCGCCGGTTCACAGCACGCGCTGACCTGCGCCCTCGGCGGTCTGCTCAGGCCCGGAGACCGGGTGGCCGTGGACGAGTTGACCTACCCCGGCCTCAAGACACTGGCCGCCATGCTCGGCATGCGGCTGGTGCCCATCGCCATGGACGAGCATGGCATGGTCCCGGAAAGCCTGGACGCGGCCTGCCGCCGCGACGAGATAAAGGCCCTGTACCTCATGCCCGGCGTGCACAATCCCACCACCATCTCCCTGCCGGAAGGGCGGCGCAACGACATCGCCCGTCTGGTCGACAGGCATAACCTCATTCTCATCGAGGATGACGCCTACGATCTGACGGACCCCGGCCGCATTGACCCGGTGGGTAACCGAGTGCCGCACCGTTCCGTCTACATCGCGGGCATGTCCAAGTCCTTGGCCGCCGGTCTGCGTGTGGCTTTTGTGGTCGCCCCGCAGCCCATGCTCAAAGCGTTGGCTCAGGCCGTGTTAAATACGGTGTGGATGGCCCCTCCCCTGAACGTGGAACTGACGGCCATGTGGATCACGGACGGCACCGCCGACCGGGTGGTGGCCGCAAAGCAGGCCGAGGCGGCCCGTCGTTACATGCTCGCCTGCGATGTCCTGGATGGTTTGCGTTTTCGCGGCAAGCGAACCGGCTTCTTCCTTTGGCTCGACCTGCCCGAACCTTGGACCGGTCGCGCCCTGGAGCAGGCCGCCGCAGCCCGTGGCGTCAACGTCTTCGGCGCTGAAAAATTCGTGGTCGGACAGTCGCCCGCACCCCGTGCGGCCCGCATTTCCATCACCGGCACCGAGTCCCTGGACCAGCTGAAGCAGGGGTTGGTGACGCTCCGGGAGATATTGCGGGGGCGTCCTTAG
- a CDS encoding c-type cytochrome, whose translation MAPWKDLFLALPLSEMWLRILLFATFGLHLIFVLLMLGTAMLGFVYFLQDCCSGNKVEMGWNQRMVKSHLGLKSLAVVLGVGPLLIIQVIYSLGFFTATGLQAFTWLSVIPLLILAFLAIELFEHKMLSRPWLPFLCGAIGLGALLTVPAIFTGALSLMERPGEWTGFAAKALSPDSIYLPHWLFRYLHVLGAAIVFGAAFHLFFTAGQDTEKRDRLRAWMFGGILFQVAVGVPLLFSVAKNFNWPVLTAVTLGSVAAMAVAWSLRPTRVMTLTNASIRGGRALLLLLPVVFVAMLAARQLLQDSTLMALHEQARAELTRESADLNRFQQPALETFRAKLATVYDNGPTLYGKSCQPCHGAGGLGDGPAARRLLVKAENLAALRADREYVGQILLAGVPGSGMPYFTVFDKDKIDALLDQLDASFTLFGPTTVPKREVGEQARELWRNTCATCHGATGKPTPFGLTLRPAPPDLSRFSLQPERSLQIITEGYPGTVMQPYRDLPEATRRDLVAISSNLRR comes from the coding sequence ATGGCACCCTGGAAAGACCTCTTCCTCGCTTTGCCGCTGTCTGAAATGTGGCTGCGCATCCTGCTCTTCGCCACCTTCGGCCTGCACCTGATCTTCGTCCTGCTCATGCTCGGCACGGCCATGCTCGGCTTCGTCTACTTCCTCCAGGACTGCTGCTCGGGCAACAAGGTCGAAATGGGCTGGAACCAGCGCATGGTCAAATCCCACCTGGGCCTCAAGAGCCTGGCCGTGGTTCTGGGCGTGGGACCGCTGCTGATAATCCAGGTCATATACTCCCTGGGATTCTTCACGGCCACCGGCCTGCAGGCCTTCACCTGGCTCTCGGTCATCCCCCTGCTCATCCTCGCCTTCCTGGCCATCGAGCTGTTCGAGCACAAGATGCTCTCCCGTCCCTGGCTGCCGTTTCTCTGCGGTGCCATCGGCCTGGGCGCGCTGCTCACGGTCCCGGCCATATTCACCGGAGCCCTGTCGCTCATGGAACGCCCCGGCGAATGGACCGGCTTTGCGGCCAAGGCCCTTTCACCCGACTCCATCTACCTGCCCCATTGGCTCTTCCGCTACCTGCACGTGCTCGGCGCGGCCATCGTCTTCGGGGCAGCCTTCCACTTGTTCTTCACTGCCGGACAGGACACGGAAAAGCGCGACCGGCTGCGCGCCTGGATGTTCGGTGGCATCCTCTTCCAGGTCGCCGTGGGCGTGCCCCTGTTGTTCTCCGTGGCCAAGAACTTCAACTGGCCCGTGCTGACCGCCGTGACCCTCGGGTCCGTGGCCGCCATGGCCGTGGCCTGGTCCCTGCGTCCAACGCGGGTCATGACCCTGACCAATGCCTCCATACGGGGTGGACGCGCCCTGCTCCTGCTCCTGCCCGTGGTCTTCGTGGCCATGCTCGCGGCGCGACAACTTCTGCAGGACTCCACCCTCATGGCCCTGCACGAACAGGCCCGCGCAGAGCTGACCCGCGAATCCGCCGACCTGAATCGGTTCCAGCAACCGGCCCTGGAGACCTTCCGCGCCAAACTCGCCACGGTCTACGACAACGGCCCGACCCTGTACGGGAAAAGCTGCCAACCCTGTCACGGCGCGGGTGGACTGGGCGACGGCCCGGCCGCCAGGCGGCTGCTCGTCAAGGCCGAAAACCTGGCCGCCCTCCGCGCCGACCGCGAATATGTAGGACAAATCCTCCTCGCGGGCGTCCCCGGCTCGGGCATGCCGTACTTCACCGTGTTCGATAAAGACAAGATCGACGCCCTGCTCGACCAGCTGGACGCGTCCTTCACCCTGTTCGGCCCGACCACCGTGCCCAAGCGCGAGGTCGGCGAACAGGCCCGCGAACTCTGGCGAAACACCTGCGCCACCTGCCACGGTGCCACCGGTAAACCCACCCCCTTCGGCCTCACCCTGCGGCCCGCGCCCCCGGACCTCAGCCGGTTCTCCCTGCAACCGGAACGATCCCTCCAGATCATTACCGAAGGCTACCCCGGCACGGTCATGCAACCGTACCGCGACCTGCCCGAGGCCACCCGCCGCGACCTGGTCGCCATCTCGTCCAATCTGCGGCGATAA
- a CDS encoding cytochrome ubiquinol oxidase subunit I, whose product MTFPLIHVPVLGDGMTIALNAVLHVLISHGVAIGMTILIVLFQNLGATGHGSFWEETARTLLKPVVIVTTSVGAVTGVGIWFITGILAPEGIGSLIHLFFWPWFIEWWAFTTEVVLLLIYYFLWDRLALRRPRLLMAIGWCYVAVALSSAVLISGILGFMLTPDGWPQGGTFAQAYFNPTFVPQFMLRISAGIVLGALLILGWTAWRFKGTAAERGRVLRLTGLVMLVAMASTATFAWVYFSRIPMTYLTHWKFAVATSSWSQVPNLLPVLNGVAVACLALAAVAGLFKQHRAGMLLFLPALLLAVGMVAEFERVREFVRGPYLLPGYMYANQTRMVRQEAAVREGRPMLPGMDWINTTANNAPAARSGQALFDANCGVCHTIGGINDITVRLQGRTLESVNALTSITESMVPFMTPFNGSEQERLTMSTYLYSLANKHTLPRPQLQGEVK is encoded by the coding sequence ATGACCTTCCCCCTGATCCACGTACCGGTCCTGGGTGACGGCATGACCATCGCCCTGAACGCCGTCCTCCATGTGCTCATCAGCCACGGAGTGGCCATCGGCATGACCATCCTCATCGTCCTCTTCCAGAACCTCGGGGCCACAGGCCACGGCAGCTTCTGGGAAGAGACCGCGCGGACCCTGCTCAAGCCCGTGGTCATCGTGACCACCTCTGTGGGGGCGGTGACCGGCGTGGGCATCTGGTTCATCACCGGTATCCTCGCGCCTGAAGGCATCGGCTCGCTGATCCACCTCTTCTTCTGGCCGTGGTTCATCGAGTGGTGGGCATTCACCACCGAGGTCGTCCTCCTGCTCATCTACTATTTCCTCTGGGACCGGCTGGCCCTGCGGCGGCCGCGGCTGCTCATGGCCATAGGCTGGTGCTACGTGGCCGTTGCCCTCAGTTCGGCAGTGCTCATCTCCGGCATCCTCGGGTTCATGCTCACCCCGGACGGCTGGCCCCAGGGCGGCACCTTTGCACAGGCCTACTTCAACCCGACCTTCGTGCCGCAGTTCATGCTGCGCATCTCGGCGGGCATTGTCCTGGGCGCGCTGCTCATCCTCGGCTGGACCGCCTGGCGGTTCAAGGGCACAGCCGCCGAGCGGGGCCGGGTGCTTCGCCTGACCGGCTTGGTCATGCTCGTGGCCATGGCGTCCACCGCCACGTTCGCCTGGGTCTACTTCTCGCGCATCCCCATGACCTATTTGACGCACTGGAAATTCGCGGTGGCCACCTCATCGTGGTCGCAGGTCCCGAACCTGCTGCCCGTGCTCAACGGTGTGGCCGTGGCCTGCCTGGCCCTGGCCGCTGTGGCCGGGCTGTTCAAACAACACAGGGCAGGCATGCTCCTGTTCCTGCCCGCTCTCCTCCTGGCCGTGGGCATGGTCGCCGAGTTCGAACGGGTGCGCGAGTTCGTGCGTGGCCCCTACCTGCTGCCCGGATACATGTACGCCAACCAGACGCGCATGGTCCGCCAGGAGGCGGCTGTCCGCGAAGGCCGCCCCATGCTGCCCGGAATGGATTGGATCAACACAACCGCAAACAACGCCCCTGCCGCACGGTCCGGGCAGGCTCTCTTCGACGCCAATTGCGGTGTCTGCCACACCATCGGCGGCATCAACGACATCACCGTCCGTTTGCAAGGCAGAACGCTTGAAAGCGTTAACGCGCTGACTTCCATCACCGAAAGCATGGTCCCGTTCATGACGCCGTTCAACGGTTCCGAACAGGAGCGGCTGACCATGTCGACCTACCTCTACTCACTGGCCAACAAGCACACCCTGCCCCGGCCGCAACTCCAAGGGGAGGTCAAGTGA
- a CDS encoding LysE family translocator, producing MNMETYTAFVLFVIVMTGTPGAGNLTMMGIGQTTGFKSAIPFLIGATVGAVSLDTMVALGLGKIIQTSPNLSAIMKVCGTCYILYLGWKLLTMRLGSQKVNRRFTFWEGVILHPLNPKSWAMALVGFTQLADPTVPLAQQVVVFVLTFMVFQVSFHSAWGLAGTAILRTLKSGAVLTGVNCVLVAVMVGATMYALFV from the coding sequence ATGAACATGGAAACGTACACCGCCTTCGTCCTCTTTGTCATCGTCATGACCGGCACGCCCGGCGCGGGCAACCTGACCATGATGGGCATCGGACAGACCACGGGCTTCAAATCCGCCATACCCTTTCTGATCGGGGCCACTGTGGGTGCGGTCAGCCTGGACACCATGGTGGCGCTCGGCCTGGGCAAGATCATCCAGACCTCCCCCAACCTGTCGGCAATCATGAAGGTTTGCGGAACGTGTTACATTCTGTATCTCGGTTGGAAACTGCTGACCATGCGGCTGGGAAGCCAGAAGGTGAACCGGCGGTTCACCTTCTGGGAAGGGGTCATCCTGCATCCGCTCAATCCCAAGAGTTGGGCCATGGCCCTGGTCGGGTTCACGCAACTGGCCGACCCGACCGTGCCGCTGGCGCAGCAGGTCGTCGTCTTCGTCCTGACGTTCATGGTCTTCCAGGTGTCCTTCCACTCGGCCTGGGGGCTGGCCGGGACAGCCATCCTGCGCACCCTCAAGTCCGGGGCTGTTCTCACCGGGGTCAACTGCGTGCTCGTGGCGGTCATGGTCGGGGCGACCATGTACGCCCTGTTCGTCTAG
- a CDS encoding DNA integrity scanning protein DisA nucleotide-binding domain protein, producing MSQASFENICVFHILDGLREGLSHFSSPSRVAVVYAVGRGEPPRICDPQGLLEGHEPKLQDYFLYSSRWRSREDIEGLHILSHEETDLDLSGIISLAARSNSVCYQMWFTEEHPDMCSLGPTRSWLEYAAEMLSQHFAIGNVMGLDTAGFMLQHCAVHAIRDFIVDERSRQVGLDTQIRVYPFLDAILGVSATKEEGASPRGRIVVVEPSELDQVRFVCRFPQDEQPQTANFKHVRKLLQAVEDSGRVLVSDGTSVLGIAIGPMPGAYLAAQFSGSYGFLWIRNQLVCSFSDGRFRSSNLRANLVQLEEQLLETDMSMEKQNALFKIASTMVNRVRDRKHGCTVVVDMAREPMVMSGQHLEEPLDLTRTSQLKLACSLAKLDGAVHIGRDLKLHGFACLMDGRSVPGENRARGARFNSALRFTAEHEDLVVVVVSADRPVSIIKDGVELTALCHFHHVCGLRRPPLLAEWVMS from the coding sequence ATGTCGCAAGCATCATTCGAGAACATCTGCGTTTTTCACATTCTGGACGGCCTTCGGGAAGGGTTGTCCCACTTCTCGTCGCCGAGCCGGGTGGCCGTGGTCTATGCCGTGGGCCGGGGTGAACCGCCGCGCATTTGCGACCCGCAGGGATTGCTTGAAGGACATGAGCCCAAGCTTCAGGATTACTTTCTCTATTCGAGCCGTTGGCGGAGCAGGGAAGACATCGAGGGGCTGCACATTCTCAGCCATGAGGAAACGGACCTGGACCTGTCCGGCATTATCTCACTGGCTGCCCGGTCCAATTCCGTGTGTTACCAGATGTGGTTCACCGAAGAGCACCCGGACATGTGCTCCCTGGGGCCCACCCGAAGCTGGCTGGAATATGCGGCGGAAATGTTGTCCCAGCACTTCGCCATCGGCAACGTCATGGGTTTGGACACTGCCGGGTTCATGCTCCAGCACTGCGCGGTCCATGCCATCCGTGACTTCATCGTGGATGAGCGGTCCCGCCAGGTGGGGCTGGATACCCAGATCCGGGTCTATCCGTTTCTGGACGCCATCCTGGGCGTGTCGGCCACCAAGGAAGAAGGCGCATCGCCACGGGGCCGTATCGTGGTGGTGGAGCCCAGCGAGCTGGATCAGGTCCGCTTTGTCTGCCGTTTCCCGCAGGACGAACAGCCCCAGACCGCGAATTTCAAGCATGTGCGCAAGCTGTTGCAGGCCGTGGAGGACTCGGGACGGGTCCTGGTCTCCGACGGCACCTCGGTGCTGGGCATCGCCATAGGCCCCATGCCGGGTGCGTACCTGGCCGCCCAGTTCTCGGGCTCCTATGGTTTCCTGTGGATCCGCAACCAGCTGGTCTGCAGCTTTTCCGACGGGCGCTTTCGCTCCTCCAACCTTCGGGCCAACCTGGTCCAACTGGAGGAACAGCTCCTGGAGACGGACATGAGCATGGAGAAGCAGAATGCCCTGTTCAAGATCGCCTCGACCATGGTCAACAGGGTGCGCGACCGCAAGCACGGCTGCACCGTTGTGGTCGATATGGCTCGCGAACCCATGGTCATGTCCGGCCAGCATCTGGAGGAGCCTCTGGATCTGACCAGGACCAGCCAGCTCAAGCTGGCCTGCTCGCTGGCCAAGCTGGACGGGGCCGTGCACATCGGCCGGGACCTCAAGCTGCACGGCTTTGCCTGCCTCATGGACGGCCGCAGCGTGCCCGGCGAGAACCGGGCGCGGGGAGCGCGTTTCAACTCCGCCCTTCGCTTTACGGCGGAGCATGAGGATTTGGTGGTCGTGGTTGTTTCGGCGGACCGGCCCGTATCGATCATCAAGGACGGGGTGGAGCTGACCGCTCTGTGCCATTTCCACCACGTCTGCGGCCTGCGCCGCCCGCCGCTTCTGGCCGAATGGGTCATGAGCTAA
- a CDS encoding competence protein ComEC codes for MSDPIFWVLALPALAVSGLLFQMVLSLFSCCAAFRFRGRSVQLKWWMIPSVSVLCGLLWLLAVLYVVFA; via the coding sequence ATGTCCGATCCCATTTTCTGGGTCCTGGCCTTGCCCGCCCTGGCCGTTTCAGGCCTGCTCTTCCAGATGGTTCTCTCCTTGTTCAGTTGCTGCGCGGCCTTCAGGTTCCGTGGGCGCTCCGTCCAGCTCAAATGGTGGATGATCCCGTCCGTGTCGGTTTTGTGCGGGCTGCTATGGCTCCTGGCGGTACTGTACGTGGTCTTTGCCTGA
- a CDS encoding PAS domain-containing sensor histidine kinase — translation MDLIIIASIGMQLTAAALALFLIPETGRRWSWVLIAAGLIGMVHRRVHTLYMFWEGRAQPDLAFELIGLLVSTIVLLGVLQIRPIFRQLKAANDKLARSEERFRTVADFTYDWEYWRGPDGKFLYMSPSCERITGHPPSAFMDDPELMVRIVHPEDRPMVKAHLFKEHRPMDTGTLDFRIIRPDGTQHWLSHRCVPVTNEQGTFLGARASNRVIDQRVEAENRLRESRRLYRDLVEQSHFIVLEVDTEGKVFFINRWGLDFYGFREGELTGREAVGLLLPEADDEGRDLRAHFRELSENNPGHTFTEVEVVRRNESRATLSLGTSVIEDEMGRATGILCIGIDITARKAAEKLKEDVERIVRHDLKSPLMGIIGLPRIMQEDENLTDRQKEMLQVVEEAGMQMVDLINQSLTLYKLESGTYEHQPQSVDWLAIIMRAVRDTSMHRQPACVIETTLDSRAVDKDMHLVIQGDGTLLYGMTANLLKNAIEASDGQPVQVAVTSGDPCVLEIRNRLPVPEEVRHSFFDKYSTHGKHNGTGLGTYSARLAAEAHGGHITMDTSPEGGTTVRVALPKGETTA, via the coding sequence ATGGACCTGATCATCATCGCTTCCATCGGGATGCAATTGACGGCAGCCGCGCTGGCGCTGTTTCTTATCCCGGAAACGGGCCGCCGCTGGTCATGGGTACTGATCGCGGCGGGCTTGATCGGCATGGTGCACCGCAGGGTGCACACCCTGTACATGTTCTGGGAGGGGCGCGCACAGCCCGACCTGGCTTTCGAGCTGATCGGCCTGCTGGTCTCGACCATCGTCCTGCTGGGCGTATTGCAGATCCGACCGATCTTCCGGCAGCTCAAAGCGGCCAACGACAAACTGGCCCGGAGCGAAGAGCGATTCCGAACCGTGGCCGACTTCACCTACGACTGGGAATACTGGCGCGGCCCGGACGGCAAATTCCTCTACATGTCGCCGTCGTGCGAACGCATCACCGGCCACCCCCCGTCGGCATTCATGGACGACCCGGAGCTGATGGTCAGGATTGTCCACCCCGAAGACCGGCCCATGGTCAAGGCGCACCTGTTCAAGGAGCACCGGCCCATGGACACCGGCACCCTGGATTTCCGCATCATCCGGCCAGATGGCACCCAGCACTGGTTGTCCCATCGGTGCGTACCCGTGACCAATGAGCAGGGCACCTTCCTGGGCGCGCGTGCCAGCAACCGGGTCATCGACCAGCGGGTGGAGGCCGAAAACCGGCTTCGCGAGAGCCGCAGGCTGTACCGCGACCTGGTGGAGCAATCCCATTTCATCGTCCTGGAGGTGGACACGGAAGGCAAGGTCTTCTTCATCAACCGCTGGGGGCTGGATTTTTACGGCTTCCGCGAAGGCGAGTTGACCGGCCGGGAAGCCGTGGGGCTGCTTTTACCTGAAGCCGACGACGAGGGGCGCGACCTGCGCGCCCATTTCCGCGAGCTGTCCGAAAACAACCCCGGCCACACCTTCACCGAGGTGGAAGTCGTGCGCCGCAACGAGTCCAGGGCCACCCTGTCCCTCGGCACCTCGGTTATCGAGGACGAGATGGGTCGGGCTACCGGCATCCTGTGCATCGGGATCGACATCACCGCGCGCAAGGCAGCGGAAAAGTTGAAGGAAGATGTGGAACGCATCGTCCGCCACGACCTCAAGTCCCCCCTCATGGGAATAATCGGGCTACCGCGCATCATGCAGGAGGACGAGAACCTCACGGACCGCCAGAAGGAAATGCTTCAGGTGGTCGAGGAGGCGGGCATGCAGATGGTGGACCTGATCAACCAGTCCCTGACCCTGTACAAGCTCGAATCCGGCACCTACGAGCACCAGCCCCAATCCGTTGACTGGCTGGCCATAATCATGCGCGCGGTGCGCGACACCTCCATGCACCGGCAACCCGCCTGCGTCATCGAAACCACGCTGGACAGCCGAGCCGTCGACAAGGACATGCATCTTGTCATACAGGGTGATGGCACCTTGTTATACGGTATGACTGCCAACCTCCTCAAAAACGCCATCGAGGCCTCGGACGGACAACCCGTGCAGGTGGCTGTGACCAGCGGCGATCCCTGCGTGCTCGAAATCCGCAACCGGTTGCCCGTGCCCGAAGAGGTACGCCACTCCTTCTTCGACAAATACTCCACCCACGGCAAACACAACGGCACCGGTCTGGGTACCTACTCGGCACGCCTCGCCGCGGAGGCGCACGGCGGCCACATCACCATGGACACATCGCCGGAAGGCGGCACAACGGTCCGCGTGGCTCTGCCCAAGGGCGAAACCACAGCCTGA
- a CDS encoding c-type cytochrome: MNQAKLFSSLILLVLLLIFGAWLVFFFQWSAPMPRTAAQAGAEAGTAASPTPLEPVFNPPALEDAPEKIRPMVMLGYKIMTETKKYAPEYVGNDMACTNCHFDGGRSKDTISLVGVGAKYPLYRGRREYTADLALRSQGCFERSMNGKAPAPDSQIMQSLLVYYQWISKGIPIYSNPPWSALAHHLDNDHKPDAAAGKTVFEDVCTRCHGDDGHGSPIAPPLWGDGAYNDGAGMNRIRTFSVFVWRFMPKSDPSLTQEQALDVAAYAHEQPRPKFTATHPNKIERVIPLDGEARQ; encoded by the coding sequence ATGAACCAAGCTAAGCTCTTTTCTTCGTTGATTTTGCTGGTGTTACTGTTGATTTTCGGCGCGTGGTTGGTGTTCTTCTTCCAATGGTCCGCGCCCATGCCCAGGACAGCCGCACAGGCCGGGGCCGAAGCAGGGACGGCAGCATCTCCCACGCCGCTTGAACCGGTCTTCAACCCTCCGGCCCTTGAAGACGCCCCGGAAAAAATCCGGCCCATGGTCATGCTCGGCTACAAGATCATGACCGAGACCAAGAAATACGCGCCCGAATACGTGGGCAACGACATGGCCTGCACCAACTGCCACTTCGACGGCGGACGGAGCAAGGACACCATTTCCCTGGTGGGTGTCGGCGCAAAATACCCGCTCTACAGAGGGCGCCGCGAATATACGGCCGATCTGGCACTGCGCAGCCAGGGGTGTTTCGAGCGCAGCATGAACGGCAAGGCCCCGGCCCCGGACAGCCAGATCATGCAATCCCTGCTGGTCTACTACCAATGGATATCCAAAGGCATTCCCATATACTCCAACCCGCCATGGTCGGCACTGGCCCATCATCTGGACAACGACCACAAGCCGGATGCGGCAGCGGGCAAGACCGTGTTCGAGGACGTCTGCACGCGCTGCCACGGCGACGACGGACACGGCTCGCCCATCGCCCCGCCCCTGTGGGGCGACGGAGCATACAACGACGGGGCCGGGATGAACCGCATCCGGACCTTCTCCGTCTTTGTCTGGCGGTTCATGCCCAAGTCCGATCCGAGCCTGACCCAGGAGCAGGCCCTGGACGTGGCCGCGTACGCCCATGAACAGCCCCGACCCAAGTTCACGGCCACCCACCCGAACAAGATCGAGCGCGTCATCCCGCTCGACGGGGAGGCCCGCCAATGA